Proteins from a genomic interval of Cucumis melo cultivar AY chromosome 7, USDA_Cmelo_AY_1.0, whole genome shotgun sequence:
- the LOC103493712 gene encoding uncharacterized protein LOC103493712, which translates to MAAKVISGKEQMAPVTQHSGQIIDVESVKCECCGLTEECTPAYIGRVRERYEGRWICGLCAEAVKDESLRSHSNITTGEAVKRHMKFHKAFKSSIPPLNPTEDLISAMKQLLRRSLDSPKKDGSRSLGRSNSCFSAIPGRRSH; encoded by the coding sequence ATGGCGGCGAAGGTGATCTCCGGAAAGGAACAGATGGCTCCAGTGACGCAACACAGCGGCCAAATAATCGACGTGGAGTCCGTAAAATGCGAGTGTTGTGGATTGACGGAGGAGTGCACTCCGGCGTACATCGGCCGTGTGCGGGAGCGGTACGAAGGGCGTTGGATTTGTGGACTCTGTGCGGAGGCCGTGAAAGACGAATCTCTCAGATCTCATAGCAATATCACTACCGGTGAAGCTGTTAAGAGACATATGAAGTTTCACAAAGCTTTCAAATCTTCAATTCCTCCTCTGAATCCGACGGAGGATTTGATTTCAGCTATGAAACAGCTTCTCCGACGATCGCTGGACTCTCCGAAGAAGGACGGTTCACGATCACTTGGCCGTTCAAATAGCTGTTTCTCCGCCATTCCGGGCCGGCGAAGTCATTAA
- the LOC103493710 gene encoding G-protein coupled receptor 1, which produces MAPAVRIAGSILGRDRLLTAVIAGASSLSFVGSGFIVLCYVLFKELRKFSYKLVFYLALSDMLCSFFTMIGDPATGFYCYTQGYSTHFFCVASFLWTTTIAFTLHRTVVRHKTDVEDLEAMFHLYVWGTSLVLTVIRSIGNNHGHLGTWCWAQSSRTGKAVHFITFYMPLWGAILYNGFTYFQVIRMLNNATRMAVGISDRAYQSDARADMKAINRWGYYPLILIGSWAFGTINRIHDFIEPGHKIFWLSVLDVGMASLMGLFNSIAYGLNSSVRRAISERIDLFWPEKLRRWLPSNSRSRNQQQEGEMVPLKSLDQP; this is translated from the exons ATGGCACCCGCCGTGCGAATTGCCGGGAGTATTCTCGGCCGCGATCGACTTCTCACGGCGGTTATCGCCGGAGCCTCCAGTCTTTCGTTCGTGGGATCGGGATTCATAGTGCTCTGTTACGTTCTCTTCAAAGAACTTCGCAAGTTCTCCTACAAGCTCGTCTTCTATCTTGCCCTATCC GATATGCTTTGCAGTTTCTTCACTATGATTGG GGATCCTGCTACTGGATTTTACTGTTATACTCAGGGCTATAGCACTCATTTCTTTTGCGTGGCATCGTTTTTGTGGACTACAACAATTGCATTCACCCTTCACCGTACTGTTGTTAGACACAAAACCGACGTTGAAGATTTGGAGGCTATGTTTCACTTGTATGTATGGG GAACATCGCTAGTGTTGACTGTTATACGTTCAATTGGTAATAACCATGGACATTTGGGTACTTGGTGTTGGGCACAGTCAAGTCGTACAGGAAAG GCTGTTCACTTTATAACATTTTACATGCCACTCTGGGGTGCAATTCTCTACAATGGCTTTACTTACTTTCAAGTGATACGCATGCTTAATAATGCTACCCGT ATGGCAGTTGGCATCTCAGATAGGGCTTACCAGTCAGATGCAAGAGCAGACATGAAG GCTATAAACAGATGGGGATATTATCCGCTCATCCTCATAGGGTCATGGGCTTTTGGTACAATCAACCGTATCCATGATTTCATAGAGCCAGGTCATAAAATCTTTTGGCTGTCGGTTCTTGATGTTGGGATGGCTTCTCTAATG GGCTTGTTCAATTCAATAGCATATGGTCTTAATTCTTCAGTGCGACGGGCAATTTCTGAAAGAATAGACCT GTTTTGGCCTGAGAAACTTCGAAGATGGCTCCCCAGCAATTCAAGATCCCGAAACCAACAACAAGAAGGCGAAATGGTTCCCTTGAAAAGTCTGGATCAGCCATAG